In Actinomycetota bacterium, the following proteins share a genomic window:
- a CDS encoding DEAD/DEAH box helicase, whose translation MDPRAFLGTLAADVDVSGSLVHVERLPARGPELLPFGDLPQLVRDRLALLGIDGLYPHQRRALDLVTGGGNVIAATGTASGKTLVYNLAFAARAVADPKATALYLFPTKALARDQLRQVRALKLPQIRAAVYDGDTPSAERPLIRRNANLVMSNPDMLHASMLPDHARWADFFLRLAYVVVDEAHVARGVFGSHVAMVLRRLRRLVARYGGDPRFVLASATIGNPAELAERLVGLPFSEVADDVSPRGEKLFALWNPPIVDEESGTRRGAVSESAWLLGRLVEAGVRTIAFARSRRAAELLAEFARREVPGGLRSRIKAYRAGYLPEERRRLERALAEGELVAVAATSALELGIDVGSLDAAVLAGYPGTRASMWQQAGRAGRREEGSLAVLVAQDDPLDQYLVAHPADLFQRPPEAAVIDPTNPYILEPHLACAAREQPLAEEELAFFGPAAEAAVARLEERGELVRRRGTLHHRGQQSPHRRVDIRSASGGQVTIVLEDTGEIIGTADESRAHFTIHTGAIYLHQGEQLEVSLLDLERGVALVKPSDADYYTQSRDVTDIRVVQVLDEDELGETPMLFGDVSVTRQVTGFVRKLHVTGEIVDEQPLALPPQTLVTKAVWWAVPNVVIARAGVRAADLPGAAHAAEHAAIGLLPLIATCDRWDVGGVSTPFHPDTGGCAIFIYDGYPGGAGIVERGFLAGRRLLQATLETVRDCPCSRGCPSCVQSPKCGNGNEPLDKAGAVALLAAILGQAWG comes from the coding sequence ATGGACCCCCGGGCGTTCCTGGGCACCCTGGCGGCCGACGTGGACGTGTCCGGCTCGCTCGTGCACGTGGAAAGGCTTCCCGCCCGCGGTCCTGAGCTGCTGCCCTTCGGCGATCTCCCCCAGCTGGTCCGGGACCGGCTGGCGCTGCTCGGGATCGACGGCCTGTATCCGCACCAGCGGCGGGCGCTCGACCTGGTCACCGGCGGCGGCAACGTGATCGCGGCGACCGGGACCGCTTCCGGCAAGACGCTGGTCTACAACCTGGCCTTCGCGGCGCGGGCCGTGGCCGACCCCAAGGCGACGGCGCTGTACCTGTTCCCGACCAAGGCGCTGGCCCGCGACCAGCTGCGGCAGGTGCGGGCCCTGAAGCTGCCCCAGATCCGGGCGGCCGTGTACGACGGCGACACGCCCTCCGCCGAGCGCCCATTGATCCGGCGGAACGCGAACCTCGTGATGTCGAACCCCGACATGCTGCACGCGAGCATGCTGCCCGACCACGCCCGGTGGGCCGACTTCTTCCTTCGCCTGGCCTACGTCGTGGTGGACGAGGCCCACGTCGCCCGTGGGGTGTTCGGGTCGCACGTGGCCATGGTGCTGCGGCGGTTGCGCCGGCTGGTGGCCCGCTATGGCGGCGACCCTCGGTTCGTGCTGGCCTCGGCCACCATCGGGAACCCGGCCGAGCTGGCGGAGCGGCTGGTCGGGCTGCCGTTCTCAGAGGTCGCCGACGACGTCTCGCCCCGCGGCGAGAAGCTCTTCGCCCTGTGGAACCCGCCCATCGTGGACGAGGAATCGGGAACCCGGCGGGGCGCGGTGTCGGAGTCGGCCTGGCTGCTGGGGCGGCTAGTGGAGGCGGGCGTGCGCACCATCGCGTTCGCCCGCTCCCGCCGGGCCGCGGAGCTGCTGGCGGAATTCGCCCGGCGCGAGGTTCCCGGCGGCCTGCGATCGAGGATCAAGGCCTACCGGGCGGGCTACCTTCCCGAGGAGCGCCGCCGGCTGGAGCGGGCCCTCGCGGAGGGTGAGCTGGTCGCCGTGGCGGCGACCTCCGCGCTCGAGCTGGGGATCGACGTGGGCTCGCTCGACGCCGCCGTGCTGGCCGGGTACCCGGGCACGCGTGCCTCCATGTGGCAGCAGGCCGGAAGAGCCGGGCGCCGCGAGGAGGGCTCGCTGGCCGTGCTGGTGGCCCAGGACGACCCCCTGGACCAGTACCTGGTGGCCCACCCGGCCGACCTGTTCCAGCGCCCTCCCGAGGCCGCGGTCATCGACCCGACGAACCCGTACATCCTGGAGCCCCACCTGGCCTGCGCGGCCCGCGAGCAGCCCCTGGCCGAGGAGGAGCTGGCCTTCTTCGGGCCGGCAGCGGAGGCGGCCGTCGCCCGGCTGGAGGAACGGGGCGAGCTGGTCCGCCGGCGGGGCACGCTGCACCACCGCGGCCAGCAGTCGCCCCACCGCCGCGTCGACATCCGGTCGGCCAGCGGCGGCCAGGTCACCATCGTGCTGGAGGACACGGGCGAGATCATCGGGACGGCCGACGAGAGCCGGGCCCACTTCACCATCCACACCGGCGCGATCTACCTCCACCAGGGGGAGCAGCTCGAGGTGTCCCTGCTGGACCTGGAACGGGGCGTGGCGCTGGTGAAGCCCTCCGACGCCGACTACTACACGCAGTCCCGCGACGTCACCGACATCCGGGTCGTGCAGGTGCTGGACGAGGACGAGCTTGGGGAGACGCCCATGCTGTTCGGCGACGTCTCGGTGACCCGGCAGGTCACGGGGTTCGTCCGCAAGCTCCACGTGACCGGCGAGATCGTGGACGAACAGCCCCTCGCGCTCCCGCCGCAGACGTTGGTCACCAAGGCGGTGTGGTGGGCCGTCCCGAACGTGGTCATCGCCCGGGCGGGGGTCCGGGCGGCCGACCTCCCGGGCGCGGCCCACGCCGCGGAGCACGCCGCGATCGGCCTCCTGCCCCTCATCGCCACGTGCGATCGCTGGGACGTGGGCGGAGTCTCGACGCCGTTCCATCCCGACACCGGTGGGTGCGCGATCTTCATCTACGACGGGTACCCCGGCGGGGCGGGGATCGTGGAACGGGGGTTCCTGGCCGGGCGGCGGCTCCTCCAGGCCACCCTGGAAACGGTCCGGGACTGCCCGTGCTCGCGAGGGTGCCCGTCCTGCGTGCAGTCGCCCAAGTGCGGGAACGGCAACGAGCCGCTTGACAAGGCGGGCGCGGTCGCGCTGCTGGCCGCCATCCTGGGCCAGGCGTGGGGATGA
- a CDS encoding TIGR00725 family protein: MSPPAEPPVYVAVCGPGVASAEEEAWAEEVGRLLAREGAVVVCGGMTGVMDAVARGAAEEGGVSIGILPTPDRAGASAHLTYSIPTGLAEARNVLVARAADVLIAISGEFGTLSEIAFALKFGVPVVGLSTWELHRRAQIVQAYPTAATPAEAVREALRLAPGATPS, encoded by the coding sequence ATGAGCCCGCCGGCGGAACCTCCCGTCTACGTCGCCGTGTGTGGGCCCGGCGTCGCCTCCGCCGAGGAGGAGGCCTGGGCCGAGGAGGTGGGGCGTCTCCTGGCCCGGGAGGGTGCCGTCGTCGTGTGTGGCGGCATGACCGGCGTGATGGACGCCGTGGCCAGAGGGGCCGCCGAGGAGGGCGGCGTCAGCATCGGCATCCTCCCGACCCCCGACCGGGCCGGCGCCAGCGCGCACCTGACCTACTCCATCCCCACCGGCCTGGCCGAGGCCCGCAACGTCCTGGTGGCCCGGGCCGCCGACGTGCTGATCGCGATCTCGGGTGAGTTCGGGACCCTGTCGGAGATCGCATTCGCGCTCAAGTTCGGCGTGCCGGTGGTGGGACTGTCCACCTGGGAGCTTCATCGCCGAGCCCAAATCGTCCAGGCCTACCCCACGGCGGCGACACCGGCCGAAGCCGTACGCGAAGCGCTCCGCCTGGCCCCGGGAGCGACGCCTAGCTGA